A single genomic interval of Alistipes provencensis harbors:
- a CDS encoding SDR family oxidoreductase, with protein sequence MNQDVLILTGAGQIGMAIACRMSYGKKIVVGDKKPENAEDIARIMNNAGFDAIPVEMDLSSRASILSLIAEARKYGEISMLVNAAGVSPSQASIETILKVDLYGTAVLLEEVGKVIKEDGVGVTISSQSGHRMPALTAAEDEQLACTPTEELLSLDILQPRNIRDTLHAYQMAKRCNVKRVMAEAVKWGERDARINSISPGIVVTPLALDEFNGPRGDFYKNMFAKCPAGRPGTADEIANVAELLISDRGAFITGADFLIDGGATASYFYGALKPEND encoded by the coding sequence ATGAATCAGGATGTCCTCATATTGACCGGAGCCGGTCAGATCGGTATGGCAATAGCCTGTCGCATGAGCTATGGAAAGAAAATAGTCGTGGGCGATAAGAAGCCGGAAAATGCGGAGGATATTGCCCGGATCATGAACAATGCCGGGTTCGATGCAATACCCGTTGAAATGGACCTTTCATCCAGAGCATCCATATTGAGCCTGATTGCCGAGGCCCGGAAATACGGTGAGATTTCGATGCTTGTCAATGCGGCGGGCGTGTCGCCGTCGCAGGCTTCGATAGAAACCATATTGAAAGTGGACTTATACGGAACGGCCGTTCTGCTCGAAGAAGTCGGTAAGGTTATCAAAGAGGATGGTGTCGGCGTTACGATTTCCAGCCAATCGGGACATCGGATGCCTGCACTGACCGCCGCCGAGGACGAACAACTGGCCTGCACACCGACAGAGGAACTGCTCTCGCTCGATATTCTTCAACCTCGAAATATCCGGGATACGTTGCACGCCTACCAGATGGCCAAACGCTGCAACGTGAAACGGGTAATGGCCGAGGCCGTGAAATGGGGCGAACGGGATGCCCGTATCAACTCGATCTCTCCGGGGATCGTCGTAACCCCGCTGGCATTGGATGAGTTCAACGGGCCGCGAGGGGATTTTTACAAGAATATGTTCGCCAAATGTCCGGCAGGGCGTCCCGGTACGGCGGATGAGATTGCGAATGTGGCCGAGCTGCTGATAAGCGACCGGGGAGCGTTTATTACGGGAGCCGATTTCCTGATCGACGGCGGCGCTACGGCATCCTACTTTTATGGAGCTCTGAAACCCGAAAACGACTGA